The following coding sequences lie in one Rutidosis leptorrhynchoides isolate AG116_Rl617_1_P2 chromosome 6, CSIRO_AGI_Rlap_v1, whole genome shotgun sequence genomic window:
- the LOC139852222 gene encoding aspartic proteinase A1-like isoform X2 — MGNRYMLLALCLYAFIPSMLEASTDGLLRINMKKRSLDINSIKAARKGDKYEKAFENRLLGLSESDADIVPLTNYLDAQYFGEIGIGSPPQTFTVIFDTGSSNLWVPSSKCIFSIACYFHNRFKGTKSATYTKIGDTLEINYGSGSISGFSSKDIVQVGDICVEDQDFIEVTKEGSLSFIVGKFDGIFGLGFKEISVGGLQPVWYNMIEQGLVKEQVFSFWLNRNEADDEGGELVFGGVDPKHFIGEHSYVPVTKKGYWQFDMGDFLIGGQSTGFCESGCAAIVDSGTSLLAGPTTIVTEINYAIGAEGVLSSECKMLVKEYGDMIWDLLVSGVTPGKVCSQAGLCFANGAQSVSSNIETVVDKENGGLQDTVFCEVCQMAVIWMQNQLRQAETKEVVLNYVEKLCENIPSPAGESVIDCNSLSKMPNVSFTIGDKLYSLTPEQYILKTGEGIAAVCISGFMALDVPPPAGPLW, encoded by the exons ATGGGGAATCGATATATGTTGTTAGCTTTGTGTTTATATGCTTTTATACCGTCCATGCTCGAGGCTTCCACTGATGGGTTGCTAAGAATCAACATGAAGAAACGTTCGTTGGATATTAATAGCATTAAAGCTGCTAGAAAAGGAGACAAATACGAAAAAGCTTTTGAGAATAGGCTACTTGGTTTGTCTGAATCTGATGCAGATATAGTCCCTCTAACTAACTACTTGGATGCACAATACTTTGGAGAAATCGGTATCGGTTCGCCACCTCAGACATTCACTGTCATATTTGATACTGGCAGTTCGAATCTCTGGGTCCCATCATCCAAGTGCATATTCTCT ATTGCTTGCTACTTCCATAACCGTTTTAAGGGAACAAAATCAGCTACTTACACTAAAATTG gGGACACTTTGGAAATAAACTATGGATCGGGTTCGATTTCTGGATTCTCCAGTAAAGATATTGTTCAAGTTGGTGATATTTGTGTTGAAGATCAA GATTTTATTGAAGTTACGAAAGAGGGAAGCCTGTCATTTATAGTGGGTAAATTTGATGGAATATTTGGACTCGGGTTCAAGGAAATTTCAGTTGGAGGCTTGCAGCCAGTCTG GTACAACATGATTGAACAAGGTCTCGTAAAAGAGCAGGTGTTCTCTTTTTGGCTAAACCGAAATGAAGCGGACGACGAGGGAGGTGAGCTTGTTTTTGGTGGTGTTGACCCGAAACACTTCATAGGGGAGCATTCATATGTTCCAGTGACTAAAAAGGGTTACTGGCAG TTTGATATGGGAGATTTCCTTATTGGAGGCCAATCTACAG GATTTTGTGAGAGTGGTTGTGCTGCTATTGTGGATTCTGGAACATCGTTGCTCGCTGGTCCAACC ACTATTGTGACAGAGATCAACTATGCAATTGGGGCTGAAGGAGTACTCAGCAGTGAATGCAAAATGCTTGTAAAAGAATACGGAGATATGATCTGGGATCTCCTAGTATCTGGG GTGACACCTGGAAAAGTTTGTTCTCAGGCTGGTTTATGCTTTGCCAACGGAGCTCAGTCTGTTAG TTCAAATATTGAAACAGTAGTTGATAAAGAGAATGGGGGACTTCAGGATACAGTGTTCTGCGAAGTGTGTCAAATGGCTGTTATTTGGATGCAAAATCAGTTACGACAAGCTGAGACGAAGGAAGTCGTGCTAAATTATGTGGAGAAG CTTTGCGAGAACATACCAAGCCCAGCTGGTGAATCAGTAATAGATTGCAACAGCCTCTCCAAGATGCCTAATGTTTCATTCACCATCGGGGATAAACTCTATAGCCTCACTCCAGAACAG TACATTCTGAAAACTGGAGAAGGGATAGCTGCCGTCTGCATCAGTGGTTTCATGGCGTTGGATGTGCCACCACCTGCAGGTCCTCTATGGTAA
- the LOC139852222 gene encoding aspartic proteinase-like isoform X1: MGNRYMLLALCLYAFIPSMLEASTDGLLRINMKKRSLDINSIKAARKGDKYEKAFENRLLGLSESDADIVPLTNYLDAQYFGEIGIGSPPQTFTVIFDTGSSNLWVPSSKCIFSIACYFHNRFKGTKSATYTKIGDTLEINYGSGSISGFSSKDIVQVGDICVEDQDFIEVTKEGSLSFIVGKFDGIFGLGFKEISVGGLQPVWYNMIEQGLVKEQVFSFWLNRNEADDEGGELVFGGVDPKHFIGEHSYVPVTKKGYWQFDMGDFLIGGQSTGFCESGCAAIVDSGTSLLAGPTTIVTEINYAIGAEGVLSSECKMLVKEYGDMIWDLLVSGVTPGKVCSQAGLCFANGAQSVSSNIETVVDKENGGLQDTVFCEVCQMAVIWMQNQLRQAETKEVVLNYVEKLCENIPSPAGESVIDCNSLSKMPNVSFTIGDKLYSLTPEQYILKTGEGIAAVCISGFMALDVPPPAGPLWILGDVFMGVYHTVFDYGNMQLGFAKSA; this comes from the exons ATGGGGAATCGATATATGTTGTTAGCTTTGTGTTTATATGCTTTTATACCGTCCATGCTCGAGGCTTCCACTGATGGGTTGCTAAGAATCAACATGAAGAAACGTTCGTTGGATATTAATAGCATTAAAGCTGCTAGAAAAGGAGACAAATACGAAAAAGCTTTTGAGAATAGGCTACTTGGTTTGTCTGAATCTGATGCAGATATAGTCCCTCTAACTAACTACTTGGATGCACAATACTTTGGAGAAATCGGTATCGGTTCGCCACCTCAGACATTCACTGTCATATTTGATACTGGCAGTTCGAATCTCTGGGTCCCATCATCCAAGTGCATATTCTCT ATTGCTTGCTACTTCCATAACCGTTTTAAGGGAACAAAATCAGCTACTTACACTAAAATTG gGGACACTTTGGAAATAAACTATGGATCGGGTTCGATTTCTGGATTCTCCAGTAAAGATATTGTTCAAGTTGGTGATATTTGTGTTGAAGATCAA GATTTTATTGAAGTTACGAAAGAGGGAAGCCTGTCATTTATAGTGGGTAAATTTGATGGAATATTTGGACTCGGGTTCAAGGAAATTTCAGTTGGAGGCTTGCAGCCAGTCTG GTACAACATGATTGAACAAGGTCTCGTAAAAGAGCAGGTGTTCTCTTTTTGGCTAAACCGAAATGAAGCGGACGACGAGGGAGGTGAGCTTGTTTTTGGTGGTGTTGACCCGAAACACTTCATAGGGGAGCATTCATATGTTCCAGTGACTAAAAAGGGTTACTGGCAG TTTGATATGGGAGATTTCCTTATTGGAGGCCAATCTACAG GATTTTGTGAGAGTGGTTGTGCTGCTATTGTGGATTCTGGAACATCGTTGCTCGCTGGTCCAACC ACTATTGTGACAGAGATCAACTATGCAATTGGGGCTGAAGGAGTACTCAGCAGTGAATGCAAAATGCTTGTAAAAGAATACGGAGATATGATCTGGGATCTCCTAGTATCTGGG GTGACACCTGGAAAAGTTTGTTCTCAGGCTGGTTTATGCTTTGCCAACGGAGCTCAGTCTGTTAG TTCAAATATTGAAACAGTAGTTGATAAAGAGAATGGGGGACTTCAGGATACAGTGTTCTGCGAAGTGTGTCAAATGGCTGTTATTTGGATGCAAAATCAGTTACGACAAGCTGAGACGAAGGAAGTCGTGCTAAATTATGTGGAGAAG CTTTGCGAGAACATACCAAGCCCAGCTGGTGAATCAGTAATAGATTGCAACAGCCTCTCCAAGATGCCTAATGTTTCATTCACCATCGGGGATAAACTCTATAGCCTCACTCCAGAACAG TACATTCTGAAAACTGGAGAAGGGATAGCTGCCGTCTGCATCAGTGGTTTCATGGCGTTGGATGTGCCACCACCTGCAGGTCCTCTATG GATTCTTGGAGATGTATTCATGGGAGTTTACCACACAGTGTTTGACTATGGAAATATGCAGCTAGGGTTTGCTAAATCGGCGTAA